In Balearica regulorum gibbericeps isolate bBalReg1 chromosome 14, bBalReg1.pri, whole genome shotgun sequence, one genomic interval encodes:
- the CAMK2A gene encoding calcium/calmodulin-dependent protein kinase type II subunit alpha isoform X1, with product MATITCNRFTEEYQLFEELGKGAFSIVRRCVKVLAGQEYAAKIINTKKLSARDHQKLEREARICRLLKHPNIVRLHDSISEEGHHYLIFDLVTGGELFEDIVAREYYSEADASHCIQQILEAVLHCHQMGVVHRDLKPENLLLASKLKGAAVKLADFGLAIEVEGDQQAWFGFAGTPGYLSPEVLRKDPYGKAVDLWACGVILYILLVGYPPFWDEDQHRLYQQIKAGAYDFPSPEWDTVTPEAKDLINKMLTINPSKRITAAEALKHPWISHRATVASCMHRQETVDCLKKFNARRKLKGAILTTMLATRNFSGGKSGGNKKNDGVKESSESTNTTIEDEDTKVRKQEIIKVTEQLIEAISNGDFESYTKMCDPGMTAFEPEALGNLVEGLDFHRFYFENLWSRNSKPVHTTILNPHIHLMGDESACIAYIRITQYVDAGGIPRTAQSEETRIWHRRDGKWQIVHFHRSGAPSVLPH from the exons ATGGCCACCATCACCTGCAATCGCTTCACCGAGGAGTACCAGCTCTTTGAGGAACTGGGCAA GGGCGCTTTCTCCATCGTCCGAAGATGCGTGAAGGTGTTGGCAGGACAAGAGTACGCAGCCAAGATCATCAACACCAAGAAGCTGTCTGCTCGAG ATCACCAGAAGCTGGAACGAGAAGCCCGGATCTGCCGCCTCCTGAAGCACCCCAACATCG TGAGGCTCCACGACAGCATCTCTGAAGAGGGCCATCACTACCTGATATTTGACCT GGTCACTGGCGGGGAGCTGTTTGAGGACATTGTGGCCAGGGAGTACTACAGCGAAGCAGATGCAAG CCACTGCATCCAGCAGATCCTGGAGGCCGTCCTGCACTGCCACCAGATGGGGGTTGTCCACCGGGACCTGAAG cctgagaaCCTGCTGCTGGCATCCAAGCTGAAGGGTGCCGCCGTCAAGCTGGCTGACTTCGGCCTTGCCATCGAGGTGGAGGGGGACCAGCAAGCATGGTTTG GTTTCGCTGGCACCCCAGGATACCTCTCCCCTGAGGTGCTCCGGAAGGACCCCTATGGCAAAGCCGTGGACCTGTGGGCTTGCG GCGTCATCCTCTACATCCTGCTGGTCGGGTACCCGCCCTTTTGGGATGAAGACCAGCACCGACTCTACCAGCAGATCAAGGCTGGGGCTTATGAT TTCCCGTCCCCTGAGTGGGACACGGTCACTCCTGAAGCGAAAGATCTCATCAACAAGATGTTGACCATAAACCCGTCTAAGCGCATCACGGCAGCGGAGGCTCTGAAGCACCCCTGGATATCG caccGTGCCACCGTGGCGTCATGCATGCACAGGCAGGAGACAGTGGACTGTCTGAAGAAGTTCAATGCCCGGAGGAAGCTGAAG GGAGCCATCCTCACCACCATGCTGGCCACCAGGAACTTCTCTG gaGGCAAAAGCGGTGGCAACAAGAAGAATGACGGCGTGAAG GAATCGTCGGAGAGCACCAACACCACCATCGAGGATGAAGACACCAAAG TACGGAAGCAAGAAATCATTAAAGTCACAGAGCAGTTGATTGAAGCAATAAGCAATGGCGACTTTGAGTCCTACAC GAAGATGTGTGACCCTGGGATGACTGCCTTCGAGCCTGAGGCTCTTGGCAACCTCGTGGAAGGCCTGGATTTCCACCGATTCTACTTTGAAAACC TGTGGTCCCGGAACAGCAAGCCTGTGCACACAACGATCCTGAACCCCCACATCCACCTGATGGGAGACGAGTCCGCCTGCATCGCCTACATCCGCATCACGCAGTACGTGGACGCGGGAGGGATCCCCCGCACCGCCCAGTCCGAGGAGACCCGCATCTGGCACCGCCGGGATGGCAAATGGCAAATCGTCCACTTCCACAGATCCGGCGCGCCTTCCGTCCTACCGCA CTGA
- the CAMK2A gene encoding calcium/calmodulin-dependent protein kinase type II subunit alpha isoform X2, which yields MATITCNRFTEEYQLFEELGKGAFSIVRRCVKVLAGQEYAAKIINTKKLSARDHQKLEREARICRLLKHPNIVRLHDSISEEGHHYLIFDLVTGGELFEDIVAREYYSEADASHCIQQILEAVLHCHQMGVVHRDLKPENLLLASKLKGAAVKLADFGLAIEVEGDQQAWFGFAGTPGYLSPEVLRKDPYGKAVDLWACGVILYILLVGYPPFWDEDQHRLYQQIKAGAYDFPSPEWDTVTPEAKDLINKMLTINPSKRITAAEALKHPWISHRATVASCMHRQETVDCLKKFNARRKLKGAILTTMLATRNFSGGKSGGNKKNDGVKESSESTNTTIEDEDTKVRKQEIIKVTEQLIEAISNGDFESYTKMCDPGMTAFEPEALGNLVEGLDFHRFYFENLWSRNSKPVHTTILNPHIHLMGDESACIAYIRITQYVDAGGIPRTAQSEETRIWHRRDGKWQIVHFHRSGAPSVLPQ from the exons ATGGCCACCATCACCTGCAATCGCTTCACCGAGGAGTACCAGCTCTTTGAGGAACTGGGCAA GGGCGCTTTCTCCATCGTCCGAAGATGCGTGAAGGTGTTGGCAGGACAAGAGTACGCAGCCAAGATCATCAACACCAAGAAGCTGTCTGCTCGAG ATCACCAGAAGCTGGAACGAGAAGCCCGGATCTGCCGCCTCCTGAAGCACCCCAACATCG TGAGGCTCCACGACAGCATCTCTGAAGAGGGCCATCACTACCTGATATTTGACCT GGTCACTGGCGGGGAGCTGTTTGAGGACATTGTGGCCAGGGAGTACTACAGCGAAGCAGATGCAAG CCACTGCATCCAGCAGATCCTGGAGGCCGTCCTGCACTGCCACCAGATGGGGGTTGTCCACCGGGACCTGAAG cctgagaaCCTGCTGCTGGCATCCAAGCTGAAGGGTGCCGCCGTCAAGCTGGCTGACTTCGGCCTTGCCATCGAGGTGGAGGGGGACCAGCAAGCATGGTTTG GTTTCGCTGGCACCCCAGGATACCTCTCCCCTGAGGTGCTCCGGAAGGACCCCTATGGCAAAGCCGTGGACCTGTGGGCTTGCG GCGTCATCCTCTACATCCTGCTGGTCGGGTACCCGCCCTTTTGGGATGAAGACCAGCACCGACTCTACCAGCAGATCAAGGCTGGGGCTTATGAT TTCCCGTCCCCTGAGTGGGACACGGTCACTCCTGAAGCGAAAGATCTCATCAACAAGATGTTGACCATAAACCCGTCTAAGCGCATCACGGCAGCGGAGGCTCTGAAGCACCCCTGGATATCG caccGTGCCACCGTGGCGTCATGCATGCACAGGCAGGAGACAGTGGACTGTCTGAAGAAGTTCAATGCCCGGAGGAAGCTGAAG GGAGCCATCCTCACCACCATGCTGGCCACCAGGAACTTCTCTG gaGGCAAAAGCGGTGGCAACAAGAAGAATGACGGCGTGAAG GAATCGTCGGAGAGCACCAACACCACCATCGAGGATGAAGACACCAAAG TACGGAAGCAAGAAATCATTAAAGTCACAGAGCAGTTGATTGAAGCAATAAGCAATGGCGACTTTGAGTCCTACAC GAAGATGTGTGACCCTGGGATGACTGCCTTCGAGCCTGAGGCTCTTGGCAACCTCGTGGAAGGCCTGGATTTCCACCGATTCTACTTTGAAAACC TGTGGTCCCGGAACAGCAAGCCTGTGCACACAACGATCCTGAACCCCCACATCCACCTGATGGGAGACGAGTCCGCCTGCATCGCCTACATCCGCATCACGCAGTACGTGGACGCGGGAGGGATCCCCCGCACCGCCCAGTCCGAGGAGACCCGCATCTGGCACCGCCGGGATGGCAAATGGCAAATCGTCCACTTCCACAGATCCGGCGCGCCTTCCGTCCTACCGCAGTAA
- the CAMK2A gene encoding calcium/calmodulin-dependent protein kinase type II subunit alpha isoform X3 — protein sequence MATITCNRFTEEYQLFEELGKGAFSIVRRCVKVLAGQEYAAKIINTKKLSARDHQKLEREARICRLLKHPNIVRLHDSISEEGHHYLIFDLVTGGELFEDIVAREYYSEADASHCIQQILEAVLHCHQMGVVHRDLKPENLLLASKLKGAAVKLADFGLAIEVEGDQQAWFGFAGTPGYLSPEVLRKDPYGKAVDLWACGVILYILLVGYPPFWDEDQHRLYQQIKAGAYDFPSPEWDTVTPEAKDLINKMLTINPSKRITAAEALKHPWISHRATVASCMHRQETVDCLKKFNARRKLKGAILTTMLATRNFSGGKSGGNKKNDGVKKRKSSSSVQLMESSESTNTTIEDEDTKVRKQEIIKVTEQLIEAISNGDFESYTKMCDPGMTAFEPEALGNLVEGLDFHRFYFENLWSRNSKPVHTTILNPHIHLMGDESACIAYIRITQYVDAGGIPRTAQSEETRIWHRRDGKWQIVHFHRSGAPSVLPQ from the exons ATGGCCACCATCACCTGCAATCGCTTCACCGAGGAGTACCAGCTCTTTGAGGAACTGGGCAA GGGCGCTTTCTCCATCGTCCGAAGATGCGTGAAGGTGTTGGCAGGACAAGAGTACGCAGCCAAGATCATCAACACCAAGAAGCTGTCTGCTCGAG ATCACCAGAAGCTGGAACGAGAAGCCCGGATCTGCCGCCTCCTGAAGCACCCCAACATCG TGAGGCTCCACGACAGCATCTCTGAAGAGGGCCATCACTACCTGATATTTGACCT GGTCACTGGCGGGGAGCTGTTTGAGGACATTGTGGCCAGGGAGTACTACAGCGAAGCAGATGCAAG CCACTGCATCCAGCAGATCCTGGAGGCCGTCCTGCACTGCCACCAGATGGGGGTTGTCCACCGGGACCTGAAG cctgagaaCCTGCTGCTGGCATCCAAGCTGAAGGGTGCCGCCGTCAAGCTGGCTGACTTCGGCCTTGCCATCGAGGTGGAGGGGGACCAGCAAGCATGGTTTG GTTTCGCTGGCACCCCAGGATACCTCTCCCCTGAGGTGCTCCGGAAGGACCCCTATGGCAAAGCCGTGGACCTGTGGGCTTGCG GCGTCATCCTCTACATCCTGCTGGTCGGGTACCCGCCCTTTTGGGATGAAGACCAGCACCGACTCTACCAGCAGATCAAGGCTGGGGCTTATGAT TTCCCGTCCCCTGAGTGGGACACGGTCACTCCTGAAGCGAAAGATCTCATCAACAAGATGTTGACCATAAACCCGTCTAAGCGCATCACGGCAGCGGAGGCTCTGAAGCACCCCTGGATATCG caccGTGCCACCGTGGCGTCATGCATGCACAGGCAGGAGACAGTGGACTGTCTGAAGAAGTTCAATGCCCGGAGGAAGCTGAAG GGAGCCATCCTCACCACCATGCTGGCCACCAGGAACTTCTCTG gaGGCAAAAGCGGTGGCAACAAGAAGAATGACGGCGTGAAG aaaagaaagtcCAGTTCCAGCGTTCAGTTAATG GAATCGTCGGAGAGCACCAACACCACCATCGAGGATGAAGACACCAAAG TACGGAAGCAAGAAATCATTAAAGTCACAGAGCAGTTGATTGAAGCAATAAGCAATGGCGACTTTGAGTCCTACAC GAAGATGTGTGACCCTGGGATGACTGCCTTCGAGCCTGAGGCTCTTGGCAACCTCGTGGAAGGCCTGGATTTCCACCGATTCTACTTTGAAAACC TGTGGTCCCGGAACAGCAAGCCTGTGCACACAACGATCCTGAACCCCCACATCCACCTGATGGGAGACGAGTCCGCCTGCATCGCCTACATCCGCATCACGCAGTACGTGGACGCGGGAGGGATCCCCCGCACCGCCCAGTCCGAGGAGACCCGCATCTGGCACCGCCGGGATGGCAAATGGCAAATCGTCCACTTCCACAGATCCGGCGCGCCTTCCGTCCTACCGCAGTAA